In Sedimentibacter sp. MB31-C6, one genomic interval encodes:
- a CDS encoding HAD family hydrolase produces the protein MKTKAAFFDIDGTIFRNSLMIEHFQKLITFEVIDPEVWYTKVKKVYIEWEKRYGDFEEYLEILAGVYLDELKGFDKSYIEYIADHVIKSNGDMVYKYSRNQIEYHKKQKHNVFFISGSPDFLVSRMAEKYEATDYRGSIYKVDSQNKFTGEIVKMWDSESKQRELNNLIKEYDVDLDNSYAYGDTTGDFSMLKMIGNPVAINPNRDLLLSIREDEELSKKTTIIVERKNVIYKLDPNIELLY, from the coding sequence ATGAAAACAAAAGCTGCTTTTTTTGATATAGATGGTACAATATTTAGAAATTCCTTGATGATTGAACATTTTCAAAAGCTTATAACCTTTGAAGTAATAGATCCCGAAGTTTGGTATACAAAGGTAAAAAAAGTATATATTGAGTGGGAGAAAAGATATGGGGATTTTGAGGAATACTTAGAAATTTTAGCAGGTGTTTATTTAGATGAGCTTAAGGGTTTCGATAAATCTTATATCGAATATATTGCTGATCATGTTATAAAATCTAATGGAGACATGGTTTATAAATATTCTAGAAATCAAATCGAATATCATAAAAAGCAAAAGCATAATGTTTTTTTTATCTCTGGTAGTCCTGACTTTTTAGTATCAAGAATGGCCGAAAAATACGAGGCAACAGATTACAGAGGAAGTATTTATAAAGTTGATTCTCAAAATAAGTTCACTGGCGAAATAGTGAAAATGTGGGATTCTGAAAGCAAACAGAGAGAGCTTAATAATTTGATTAAGGAATATGATGTTGATTTAGATAATAGCTATGCTTATGGTGATACAACGGGAGATTTTTCAATGCTTAAAATGATTGGCAATCCAGTTGCAATCAATCCAAATAGGGATTTGTTGTTATCTATAAGAGAGGATGAAGAATTGAGTAAAAAAACTACAATAATTGTTGAACGTAAAAATGTAATATACAAATTAGATCCAAATATTGAATTATTGTATTAA